A region of Candidatus Thorarchaeota archaeon DNA encodes the following proteins:
- a CDS encoding cytochrome-c3 hydrogenase subunit gamma (catalyzes the oxidation/reduction of cytochrome-c3), with the protein MTSKQENVYDTSKCRLLRKYDLSDVDKLFLFRFEDPDKAQSFRFKPGQFVEVSLLGLGEVPISICSSARRVGFFELCIRNAGRVTSAIHHLNPGTLVGIRGPYGNGFPMEKFHDRDLLLVAAGLGMAPLRSVFLYALDNRWLFGDITIINSAKYADGLLFQKELEAMKDIATAENISIVQTVTRDPDFDGLHGRVNTHFDKVNVNPKNCTVAMCGPPPMYKGMFEECIERGYDPRYIFVTLERKMKCGVGKCGHCNVGTATSWKYICKDGPVFDYYDVISIPGLI; encoded by the coding sequence ATGACTAGCAAGCAAGAAAACGTGTATGATACATCCAAGTGTCGACTACTACGAAAGTATGACCTATCTGATGTGGACAAGCTATTCCTCTTCAGGTTCGAAGATCCTGACAAAGCACAGAGCTTCCGATTCAAGCCTGGACAGTTCGTTGAGGTATCACTTCTCGGTCTTGGTGAGGTACCGATTTCGATATGCTCATCTGCTCGCCGAGTAGGATTCTTTGAGCTGTGCATTCGGAATGCTGGAAGGGTAACATCTGCTATACATCATCTTAATCCAGGTACCCTTGTTGGCATTCGTGGTCCATATGGAAACGGCTTCCCGATGGAAAAATTCCACGATCGTGACCTTCTTTTGGTTGCTGCAGGATTAGGAATGGCTCCATTGAGATCAGTATTCCTTTATGCTCTTGATAACCGCTGGCTGTTTGGCGATATCACCATCATCAACAGTGCGAAGTATGCGGATGGTCTTCTGTTCCAGAAAGAACTCGAGGCTATGAAGGATATCGCTACCGCCGAGAACATATCGATAGTCCAGACTGTAACTCGCGACCCCGATTTTGATGGCTTACACGGCAGGGTGAACACACACTTTGACAAGGTAAATGTGAACCCAAAGAACTGCACTGTGGCCATGTGTGGTCCCCCGCCGATGTACAAGGGGATGTTTGAGGAATGCATCGAAAGGGGCTATGATCCGCGCTACATCTTTGTCACTCTTGAGCGCAAGATGAAATGTGGTGTTGGCAAATGTGGCCACTGTAATGTTGGGACGGCCACATCATGGAAGTACATCTGCAAAGACGGCCCCGTATTTGATTACTATGACGTAATTAGCATCCCGGGACTGATATGA